One Microbacterium trichothecenolyticum DNA window includes the following coding sequences:
- a CDS encoding DHA2 family efflux MFS transporter permease subunit — protein sequence MTDSRAASTASPSTSERNPWPALWALVIGFFMILVDTTIVSVANPAIKAALDPHTGNLDNVVWVTSAYLLTYAVPLLITGRLGDRFGPKNIYLVGLALFTLASLACGLSSSLEMLIVARAIQGLGAALVTPQTMAVITRTFPPQRRGAAMGLWGATAGVAVLVGPLAGGLLVDGLGWEWIFFINIPVGVIGFIAALILVPQLPRSSHKFDILGVVLSALGLFLIVFGLQEGEHYSWAAWIWGMVAAGVVVMGVFVWTQARSTGEPLVPLALFRDRNFSIANLAIATVGFTVTSMALPQMFYLQLARGLTPTESALLLIPLAILSGVLAPFAGKLLDRTDPRFLLVPGLLLVGGSLGLYTVLILSDAPIWAFLIPSALMGVGNAGMWGPLATTATRNLPPRQAGAGAGIYNTTRTVGSVIGSASIAAFMQARLEANLPGAGDATASFGAGSLPPQIVAGFSQAMGQSLFLPVAVIGVGLIAVLFLRRPSVVRPHGTSRDAAPALRAEPARAAE from the coding sequence ATGACCGACTCCCGCGCCGCATCCACGGCATCCCCCTCGACTTCCGAACGCAACCCCTGGCCCGCTCTCTGGGCGCTCGTCATCGGGTTCTTCATGATCCTGGTCGACACCACGATCGTCTCGGTGGCCAACCCCGCCATCAAGGCCGCGCTCGATCCCCACACCGGCAACCTCGACAACGTCGTGTGGGTGACCAGCGCCTACCTGCTGACCTACGCCGTGCCCCTGCTGATCACCGGCCGCCTCGGCGACCGGTTCGGCCCCAAGAACATCTACCTCGTCGGGCTCGCTCTCTTCACGCTGGCCTCGCTCGCGTGCGGACTGTCGTCATCGCTCGAGATGCTCATCGTCGCTCGCGCCATCCAGGGACTGGGGGCCGCCCTCGTCACGCCGCAGACGATGGCGGTCATCACCCGCACCTTCCCGCCGCAGCGCCGAGGCGCCGCGATGGGCCTGTGGGGGGCGACGGCCGGTGTCGCGGTGCTCGTCGGCCCGCTCGCGGGCGGCCTGCTCGTCGACGGCCTCGGGTGGGAGTGGATCTTCTTCATCAACATCCCCGTCGGGGTGATCGGTTTCATCGCCGCGCTCATCCTGGTTCCGCAGCTGCCGCGTAGCTCCCACAAGTTCGACATCCTCGGTGTCGTGCTGAGCGCGCTCGGGCTCTTCCTCATCGTGTTCGGCCTGCAGGAGGGCGAGCACTACTCCTGGGCCGCGTGGATCTGGGGCATGGTGGCGGCGGGCGTCGTGGTGATGGGCGTCTTCGTCTGGACGCAGGCCCGCAGCACGGGGGAGCCCCTCGTTCCGCTCGCCCTGTTCCGCGACCGCAACTTCTCGATCGCGAACCTGGCCATCGCCACCGTCGGCTTCACCGTCACGAGCATGGCGCTGCCGCAGATGTTCTACCTCCAGCTCGCTCGCGGCCTCACCCCCACGGAGTCGGCGCTGCTGCTGATCCCGCTCGCGATCCTGTCGGGCGTGCTCGCGCCGTTCGCCGGCAAGCTCCTCGACCGCACCGACCCCCGATTCCTGCTCGTCCCCGGTCTTCTGCTGGTCGGCGGTTCGCTCGGGCTCTACACCGTGCTGATCCTCAGCGACGCCCCGATCTGGGCGTTCCTCATCCCCTCGGCCCTCATGGGCGTCGGTAACGCCGGCATGTGGGGCCCGCTCGCGACGACCGCCACGCGCAACCTGCCGCCGCGGCAGGCGGGCGCCGGCGCGGGTATCTACAACACGACCCGTACCGTCGGTTCGGTCATCGGCTCGGCATCCATCGCCGCGTTCATGCAGGCGCGTCTCGAGGCGAACCTGCCGGGCGCAGGGGATGCCACGGCGAGCTTCGGCGCCGGTTCGCTGCCGCCGCAGATCGTCGCCGGGTTCTCTCAGGCCATGGGGCAGTCGCTGTTCTTGCCCGTCGCCGTGATCGGCGTCGGCCTGATCGCCGTGCTCTTTCTGCGTCGCCCGTCGGTGGTCCGACCGCACGGGACTTCGCGAGACGCCGCCCCGGCACTGCGTGCGGAGCCCGCTCGCGCTGCCGAGTAG
- a CDS encoding PadR family transcriptional regulator translates to MPEQTRLTPLAVMILATLRESDMHPYELMRLLKERRDDRLVPLQKGTIYHTVARLERDGLLAEVGVDRDGNRPERTTYTLLDAGRHAVEEWIRVELPQIDRQSDFRVALSEAHNLERDDVVGLLDQRRALLVESVDAHRASLAWAADNAIPEQFLVEMQRQAALLDAEVAWQDGLRARLADRSLPWGVAEIPEHLTKKNRVSKETTP, encoded by the coding sequence ATGCCGGAGCAGACCCGCCTCACCCCGCTCGCGGTCATGATCCTCGCCACGCTCCGCGAGAGCGACATGCACCCGTACGAGCTGATGCGCTTGTTGAAGGAGCGCCGCGACGATCGGCTCGTTCCCCTGCAGAAGGGCACGATCTACCACACGGTCGCCCGTCTCGAGCGCGACGGCCTTCTCGCCGAGGTCGGCGTCGATCGCGACGGCAACCGTCCCGAACGCACCACGTACACGCTGCTGGACGCGGGTCGTCACGCCGTCGAGGAGTGGATCCGGGTCGAGCTGCCGCAGATCGACCGACAGAGCGACTTCCGCGTCGCCCTCTCCGAAGCCCACAACCTCGAGCGCGACGACGTCGTCGGCCTGCTCGACCAACGTCGCGCGCTGCTCGTCGAGTCCGTCGACGCGCATCGCGCGAGCCTCGCGTGGGCGGCGGACAACGCCATCCCCGAGCAGTTCCTCGTCGAGATGCAGCGGCAGGCCGCTCTGCTCGACGCGGAGGTCGCCTGGCAGGACGGCCTGCGCGCCCGTCTCGCCGACCGCTCCCTGCCGTGGGGCGTCGCCGAGATTCCCGAACACCTCACGAAGAAGAACCGCGTCTCGAAGGAGACCACCCCATGA
- a CDS encoding BCCT family transporter, giving the protein MTEAIPDTAVSIDPHAGSRHATIRGWVFWPAAAIALAFIAFAMIFPSAAEATFGAVQTTIVSAFNWYYVLIAAFFVVFALAMGFSRFGSITLGQDDDEPEFSTMSWFSLLFAAGMGIGLVFYGVSEPLSHFVEPRPGVAGTPSQLAQQAMSQTFLHWGVHAWSIYVVIGLALAYAFHRRRRPRTIRWALEPLLGARLVQGAWGNAVDVAALVGTLFGVATSLGLGVIQISAGLDYLGIASPSVISEAIIVGIITGFVLFSVLSGVGKGMKWLSNINLVLAGLLMLYLLFAGPTEFLLRDVVQSIGNYIQNFVGLSFTTSAYSGEEGVAWQGVWTSFYWGWWISWAPFVGIFIARISRGRTVREFVTGVILVPTLVGILWFTVLGGTAIYGELTGTVSLVGADGSVNVSTALFQLLESVPGTVFLSVGFLILIGIFFVTSADSGALVMGMIATGGEEEPKRWVRIFFTLATSLIAFALLLAGGLTALQTAAISIALPFSLVLLAICGATVTAFRREMRAYDRAERAALRDAIGEHYGLEVEEPNQRGIFGLPARWGRRRAAAPSAEAPPSPGA; this is encoded by the coding sequence ATGACCGAGGCAATCCCCGATACCGCGGTGTCCATCGATCCCCACGCCGGAAGCCGGCACGCGACCATCCGGGGGTGGGTGTTCTGGCCCGCCGCCGCGATCGCCCTGGCGTTCATCGCGTTCGCGATGATCTTCCCGTCTGCGGCCGAAGCGACCTTCGGCGCGGTGCAGACCACGATCGTCTCGGCGTTCAACTGGTACTACGTCCTGATCGCAGCCTTCTTCGTGGTGTTCGCGCTGGCGATGGGGTTCAGCCGGTTCGGGTCGATCACGCTCGGACAGGACGACGACGAGCCCGAGTTCTCGACGATGTCGTGGTTCTCGCTCCTCTTCGCCGCCGGGATGGGGATCGGCCTGGTGTTCTACGGCGTGAGCGAGCCGCTCAGCCACTTCGTCGAGCCGCGCCCGGGCGTCGCCGGCACGCCGAGCCAGCTCGCGCAGCAGGCGATGTCACAGACGTTCCTGCACTGGGGCGTGCACGCATGGTCGATCTATGTCGTCATCGGTCTCGCTCTCGCGTACGCGTTCCACCGGCGCAGGCGCCCGCGTACGATCCGCTGGGCGCTCGAGCCCCTTCTCGGCGCGCGGCTCGTGCAAGGAGCATGGGGCAACGCCGTCGATGTCGCCGCCCTCGTCGGCACGCTCTTCGGTGTCGCCACCTCGCTGGGGCTCGGCGTCATCCAGATCAGCGCCGGTCTGGACTACCTCGGCATCGCGTCGCCGTCGGTGATCAGCGAGGCCATCATCGTCGGCATCATCACCGGCTTCGTGCTGTTCTCGGTGCTGTCCGGCGTCGGCAAGGGCATGAAATGGCTGTCGAACATCAACCTCGTGCTCGCGGGTCTGCTGATGCTGTACCTGCTGTTCGCCGGTCCCACCGAGTTCCTGCTGCGCGACGTCGTGCAGTCGATCGGCAACTACATCCAGAACTTCGTCGGTCTGTCGTTCACCACGAGCGCGTACTCCGGCGAAGAGGGGGTGGCCTGGCAGGGCGTCTGGACCTCGTTCTACTGGGGCTGGTGGATCTCGTGGGCCCCCTTCGTCGGCATCTTCATCGCGCGCATCTCCCGCGGTCGTACCGTGCGAGAGTTCGTCACCGGGGTGATCCTGGTTCCCACGCTCGTCGGCATCCTGTGGTTCACGGTGCTCGGTGGCACCGCCATCTACGGCGAGCTGACCGGCACGGTCTCATTGGTGGGGGCGGACGGGTCGGTGAACGTGTCGACCGCGCTGTTCCAGCTGCTCGAGAGCGTGCCCGGCACCGTCTTCCTGTCGGTCGGTTTCCTCATCCTGATCGGGATCTTCTTCGTGACCTCGGCCGACTCCGGCGCCCTGGTGATGGGCATGATCGCGACGGGCGGCGAGGAGGAGCCCAAACGCTGGGTGCGCATCTTCTTCACCCTTGCGACCTCGCTCATCGCCTTCGCGCTGCTGCTGGCGGGTGGTCTCACCGCGTTGCAGACCGCCGCGATCAGCATCGCCCTGCCGTTCAGCCTCGTGCTGCTGGCGATCTGCGGGGCCACGGTGACGGCCTTCCGGCGCGAGATGCGGGCGTACGACCGCGCGGAGCGGGCAGCGCTTCGCGATGCGATCGGGGAGCACTACGGACTCGAGGTCGAAGAACCCAACCAGCGCGGCATCTTCGGGTTGCCCGCGCGGTGGGGCCGGCGTCGCGCGGCCGCCCCCTCCGCCGAGGCGCCCCCGTCGCCCGGCGCGTAG
- a CDS encoding phosphoribosylaminoimidazolesuccinocarboxamide synthase: protein MTSAPPLELPGWRHVYSGKVRDLYVPADTAENARPAHLLVVASDRVSAFDHVLSPGIPDKGVLLTTLSLWWFDQLAGADGGRGIPNHLAAEHALVGDDAVSLIPDAVQGRAMLVRSLDMQPIECVVRGYLTGSGWAEYQSSGTVCGIPLPEGLNDGDRLPEPLYTPAFKAPMGEHDENISFERSAEIVGVDTAEALRDLSLEIYRRASTTAEARGLILADTKFEFGFDADGVLTLADEVLTSDSSRYWDAEAWRTGETPAERMASFDKQIVRNWLAANWDKQGEPPALPAEIVERTRDRYAELLQLLTAS, encoded by the coding sequence GTGACCTCCGCTCCCCCGCTCGAGCTTCCCGGCTGGCGCCACGTCTATTCCGGCAAGGTGCGCGACCTCTACGTCCCCGCCGACACCGCCGAGAACGCCCGCCCCGCGCACCTGCTCGTCGTCGCCAGCGACCGCGTCAGCGCGTTCGACCACGTGCTCTCCCCCGGCATCCCCGACAAGGGCGTACTGCTGACGACGTTGAGCCTGTGGTGGTTCGACCAGCTCGCCGGTGCCGACGGCGGCCGCGGCATCCCCAATCACCTCGCCGCGGAACACGCTCTCGTGGGCGACGACGCCGTGAGCCTGATCCCGGATGCCGTGCAGGGGCGCGCGATGCTGGTTCGCTCGCTCGACATGCAGCCGATCGAGTGCGTCGTGCGCGGGTATCTCACCGGCTCCGGCTGGGCCGAGTACCAGTCATCGGGCACCGTGTGCGGCATCCCCCTCCCCGAGGGGCTGAACGACGGCGACCGCCTGCCGGAGCCGCTGTACACCCCCGCGTTCAAGGCGCCGATGGGCGAGCACGACGAGAACATCAGCTTCGAGCGCTCCGCCGAGATCGTCGGCGTCGACACGGCGGAGGCGCTTCGCGACCTCTCGCTCGAGATCTACCGCCGGGCCTCGACGACCGCCGAGGCCCGGGGCCTGATCCTGGCCGACACGAAGTTCGAGTTCGGCTTCGACGCCGATGGTGTGCTGACCCTCGCCGACGAGGTGCTGACGTCGGACTCGTCGCGCTACTGGGACGCCGAGGCCTGGCGCACCGGCGAGACCCCCGCCGAGCGCATGGCGAGCTTCGACAAGCAGATCGTGCGCAACTGGCTCGCGGCGAACTGGGACAAGCAGGGCGAGCCGCCCGCCCTCCCCGCCGAGATCGTCGAGAGAACCCGCGACCGCTACGCGGAGCTGCTGCAGCTGCTCACGGCATCCTGA
- a CDS encoding uracil-xanthine permease family protein, which produces MFRWTLHGNGRTVEPGAVVAPGERLNWAATIAIGLQHVIAMFGATFLVPVLTGFPVSTTLMFSGVGTLLFLLVTRNRLPSYLGSSFAFIAPVTAATATAGMGSALAGIVAVGILLAAIGLVVQFVGLGWVDRVMPPVVAGAIVALIGFNLAPVAWQSFQKQPLPGTITLVAVILFSVLFRGFLGRISIFLGVIVGYVATVLIQAATGETLIDFAAVETAPWVGLPTFHVADFASPQTWSVIAMFLPVVLVLVAENVGHVRGVAAMTDATANRSTGRALIADGVATTLAGTFGGSGTTTYGENIGVMAATRVYSTAVYWVAGLAAILLSLSPKVGAVFNTIPPGVLGGVTTALYGLIGIIGIKIWVDNRVDFSRPVNQYTGAVALVLAIAGFTMQFGDFQLGAIVLGSVAALVIYHLGNAIARARHTGADDGGPIPAVGPLGGDPV; this is translated from the coding sequence ATGTTCCGCTGGACCCTGCACGGAAACGGCCGCACCGTCGAACCCGGAGCGGTCGTCGCGCCGGGTGAGCGCCTGAACTGGGCCGCCACGATCGCGATCGGCCTGCAGCACGTGATCGCCATGTTCGGCGCCACGTTCCTCGTGCCGGTGCTGACCGGCTTCCCCGTGTCGACGACGCTGATGTTCTCGGGCGTCGGCACCCTGCTGTTCCTCCTCGTCACCCGCAATCGGCTGCCCAGTTACCTCGGTTCCTCGTTCGCGTTCATCGCGCCGGTCACGGCGGCCACCGCGACCGCCGGCATGGGCTCCGCCCTGGCCGGCATCGTCGCCGTCGGCATTCTGCTGGCCGCGATCGGGCTTGTCGTGCAGTTCGTCGGGCTCGGGTGGGTCGATCGGGTCATGCCGCCCGTCGTCGCGGGGGCCATCGTCGCCCTCATCGGCTTCAACCTGGCACCGGTCGCCTGGCAGAGCTTCCAGAAGCAGCCCCTTCCGGGCACGATCACGCTGGTCGCCGTCATCCTGTTCAGCGTGCTGTTCCGCGGGTTCCTGGGCCGCATCTCGATCTTCCTCGGGGTGATCGTCGGCTACGTCGCGACGGTGCTGATCCAGGCCGCCACCGGCGAGACCCTCATCGACTTCGCCGCCGTCGAGACCGCCCCGTGGGTGGGACTGCCGACCTTCCACGTCGCCGACTTCGCCTCGCCCCAGACGTGGTCGGTGATCGCGATGTTCCTGCCCGTCGTGCTCGTGCTCGTCGCCGAGAACGTCGGTCACGTGCGCGGCGTCGCGGCGATGACGGATGCCACGGCCAACCGTTCCACCGGACGCGCCCTCATCGCCGACGGCGTCGCCACCACCCTGGCCGGCACCTTCGGCGGCTCGGGAACCACGACCTACGGCGAGAACATCGGCGTGATGGCCGCGACGCGCGTGTACTCCACGGCGGTGTACTGGGTGGCCGGTCTCGCAGCGATCCTGCTGAGCCTGTCGCCCAAGGTCGGCGCGGTCTTCAACACCATCCCGCCGGGGGTGCTCGGCGGTGTGACGACCGCGCTGTACGGCCTGATCGGCATCATCGGCATCAAGATCTGGGTCGACAACCGCGTCGATTTCTCGCGCCCGGTCAACCAGTACACCGGCGCGGTGGCCCTGGTGCTCGCGATCGCCGGCTTCACGATGCAGTTCGGCGACTTCCAGCTCGGTGCCATCGTGCTCGGCTCCGTCGCGGCGCTGGTCATCTACCACCTCGGCAACGCCATCGCCCGGGCCCGCCACACCGGCGCCGACGACGGCGGTCCGATCCCCGCGGTGGGCCCGCTGGGCGGCGACCCGGTCTGA
- a CDS encoding LacI family DNA-binding transcriptional regulator yields MTRVRLADVAKAAGVSPATVSLVLNDAESRISDETKERVRRVADEVGYSPNPIARSLRTRVTGTIGLVSDRIATTPFAGRMLAGAQEVARENGRLVILVDTDGHPEIESEAISTLVNHRVDGMVYASMYHQIIPAPAGLPAGTVFLDCRPEGGGYPAVVPDDYAGGRAATQELVDAGHRRIAYIDDGDDDRPIAAQLRLEGYVDVLTEAGIEPDPALHVFAVTAAAGGQRAIAELMSLPEDQRPTAVFAFNDRIAAGVVMWAHRHGIRIPEDLSVVGYDDQQLVAAELDPPLTTVSLPHAAMGRWAMEVALGLRAADTDSPHLMDCPIVRRASVAPPAHLGSARDPRVTD; encoded by the coding sequence ATGACTCGAGTGCGTCTCGCCGACGTCGCGAAAGCGGCCGGTGTCTCTCCCGCGACCGTCTCGCTCGTGCTGAACGACGCCGAGTCGCGCATCTCCGACGAGACCAAAGAGCGTGTTCGCCGCGTCGCCGACGAGGTGGGTTACTCCCCCAACCCGATCGCCCGGAGTCTTCGCACTCGCGTGACCGGCACCATCGGCCTCGTCTCCGACCGCATCGCCACGACGCCCTTCGCCGGCCGCATGCTCGCCGGGGCGCAAGAGGTCGCCCGCGAGAACGGCCGGCTCGTCATCCTCGTCGACACCGACGGGCATCCCGAGATCGAATCCGAGGCCATCTCGACCCTGGTGAACCACCGCGTCGACGGCATGGTCTACGCCTCCATGTACCACCAGATCATCCCCGCCCCCGCGGGCCTGCCCGCCGGCACGGTCTTCCTCGACTGCCGCCCCGAGGGCGGCGGCTACCCCGCCGTGGTGCCCGACGACTACGCCGGCGGGCGCGCCGCCACCCAGGAGCTCGTCGACGCCGGCCACCGCCGCATCGCCTACATCGACGACGGCGACGACGACCGCCCGATCGCCGCGCAGCTGCGCCTCGAGGGCTACGTCGACGTGCTCACCGAAGCCGGTATCGAGCCCGACCCCGCGCTGCACGTCTTCGCCGTCACCGCGGCGGCGGGTGGCCAGCGCGCCATCGCCGAGCTGATGTCGCTGCCCGAAGACCAGCGCCCCACGGCCGTCTTCGCCTTCAACGACCGCATCGCGGCCGGTGTCGTGATGTGGGCGCACCGCCACGGCATCCGCATCCCCGAAGACCTGTCCGTCGTCGGTTACGACGACCAGCAGCTGGTCGCGGCAGAGCTCGACCCGCCGCTGACCACCGTCTCGCTCCCCCACGCGGCCATGGGCCGTTGGGCCATGGAGGTCGCCCTCGGCCTCCGCGCGGCGGACACCGATTCCCCCCACCTCATGGACTGCCCGATCGTTCGTCGGGCTTCCGTCGCCCCTCCCGCGCACCTCGGCAGCGCGCGGGATCCCCGGGTCACGGACTGA
- a CDS encoding sugar ABC transporter substrate-binding protein gives MKKSFIPLAATGVAAALVMTGCGQAGQGGATTEDGRTVLTMWTHSAGNPAELAVYEQIISDFNASQEKYTVKTESFPQGAYNDAIVAAAASGDLPCLLDLDGPIMPNWAWANYLQPLNISSDITDKLLPTAVGKYNGEIYSAGYWDAALGIFARKSVLDANGIRIPSIEQPWTETEFDQALATLKAAGYETPIDIGAEDKGEWWPYAYSPFLQSFGGDLIDRDTMLSADGALNGPDAVKWGTWFQDLFKKGYANSGGTVGNQEFVDGDVALSYTGVWNGLAAVDAVGDDLLILPPPDLGNGPKIGGGSWQWGISSSCADADGARQYLEFSFDDKYITQFADEQLVIPATEAATEASKYFNSTDGALAPFAEFSKEYAVLRPETPAYAVISTTFETAAKDIMNGADVQSALDAAVTEIDTNISSNDGYGAN, from the coding sequence ATGAAGAAATCCTTCATCCCGCTCGCCGCGACGGGCGTGGCTGCCGCGCTGGTGATGACCGGCTGCGGTCAGGCAGGCCAGGGCGGCGCGACGACCGAAGACGGTCGTACCGTGCTGACGATGTGGACGCACTCGGCCGGCAACCCCGCCGAGCTCGCGGTCTACGAGCAGATCATCAGCGACTTCAACGCCTCGCAGGAGAAGTACACGGTCAAGACCGAGTCGTTCCCGCAGGGCGCGTACAACGACGCGATCGTCGCGGCGGCGGCCTCGGGCGACCTGCCGTGCCTGCTCGACCTCGACGGTCCGATCATGCCCAACTGGGCGTGGGCGAACTACCTGCAGCCGCTGAACATCTCCAGCGACATCACCGACAAGCTGCTTCCCACGGCGGTCGGAAAGTACAACGGTGAGATCTACTCGGCCGGGTACTGGGATGCCGCTCTCGGCATCTTCGCGCGCAAGTCGGTGCTCGATGCCAATGGCATCCGCATCCCCTCCATCGAGCAGCCGTGGACCGAGACCGAGTTCGACCAGGCGCTGGCCACCCTGAAGGCCGCCGGGTACGAGACGCCGATCGACATCGGCGCCGAAGACAAGGGTGAGTGGTGGCCCTACGCCTACTCGCCGTTCCTGCAGAGCTTCGGCGGCGACCTCATCGACCGCGACACCATGCTGTCTGCCGACGGCGCGCTGAACGGCCCGGATGCCGTGAAGTGGGGCACCTGGTTCCAGGACCTCTTCAAGAAGGGTTACGCCAACAGCGGCGGCACCGTGGGCAACCAGGAGTTCGTCGACGGCGATGTCGCCCTCAGCTACACGGGTGTGTGGAACGGTCTCGCCGCGGTGGATGCCGTGGGCGACGACCTGCTGATCCTGCCGCCGCCGGACCTCGGCAACGGCCCCAAGATCGGTGGCGGTTCGTGGCAGTGGGGCATCTCGTCGTCGTGCGCCGACGCCGACGGCGCTCGCCAGTACCTGGAGTTCAGCTTCGACGACAAGTACATCACCCAGTTCGCCGACGAGCAGCTCGTGATCCCGGCCACCGAGGCCGCGACCGAGGCGTCGAAGTACTTCAACTCCACCGACGGCGCCCTGGCCCCCTTCGCGGAGTTCTCGAAGGAGTACGCGGTGCTGCGCCCCGAGACCCCCGCCTACGCGGTGATCTCGACCACGTTCGAGACGGCGGCCAAAGACATCATGAACGGCGCCGACGTGCAGTCGGCTCTGGATGCCGCGGTCACCGAGATCGACACCAACATCTCCTCCAACGACGGCTACGGCGCGAACTGA
- a CDS encoding carbohydrate ABC transporter permease → MTVSPPVAAAKQPRRSLSRFRSARGRETWAGLAMMAPAALLLLLFLIVPVLLAFTLSFTNARLISPNPPRFVGLDNFLRAFTADPVFLQSALNTFLFALVVVPVQAGLGLFLAVLVNQRLRGTTFFRVVFFIPVVTSIVVVSILWRFMYQSDGLINSMIDTLTFGALQGADWLNDPSTALPAIIVLSIWQAVGFHMIIWLAGLQTIPEELYEAARMDGASRWRQFTNVTWPGLRPTMVFVLVTITIAALGLFVQVDVMTQGGPLNSTSTVVFHAVRKGYEQQEIGYAASISLLFFVAVLIIALIQRRLTREKN, encoded by the coding sequence ATGACCGTGTCACCTCCGGTCGCCGCGGCGAAGCAGCCGCGCCGATCCCTCAGCCGCTTCCGCTCCGCACGCGGACGCGAGACGTGGGCGGGCCTGGCGATGATGGCCCCCGCAGCCCTCCTGCTCCTGCTCTTCCTCATCGTCCCCGTGCTGCTGGCCTTCACGCTGTCGTTCACGAACGCCCGCCTGATCTCGCCCAACCCGCCGCGCTTCGTCGGACTCGACAACTTCCTGCGTGCCTTCACCGCCGACCCGGTCTTCCTGCAGTCGGCGCTGAACACCTTCCTCTTCGCCCTCGTCGTCGTTCCCGTGCAGGCCGGTCTCGGCCTGTTCCTGGCGGTGCTGGTCAACCAGCGCCTGCGCGGGACGACGTTCTTCCGCGTCGTCTTCTTCATCCCCGTCGTCACCTCGATCGTCGTGGTGTCGATCCTGTGGCGCTTCATGTACCAGAGCGACGGCCTCATCAACTCGATGATCGACACGCTCACCTTCGGGGCCCTGCAGGGCGCCGACTGGCTGAACGACCCGAGCACGGCGCTGCCCGCCATCATCGTGCTCTCGATCTGGCAGGCCGTCGGCTTCCACATGATCATCTGGCTCGCGGGACTGCAGACCATCCCCGAAGAGCTCTACGAAGCCGCCCGCATGGACGGCGCCAGCCGCTGGCGCCAGTTCACCAACGTCACCTGGCCCGGCCTTCGCCCCACCATGGTGTTCGTCCTCGTCACGATCACCATCGCCGCGCTCGGCCTGTTCGTGCAGGTCGACGTGATGACGCAGGGCGGTCCCCTCAACTCGACGTCGACCGTCGTGTTCCACGCGGTGCGCAAGGGCTACGAGCAGCAGGAGATCGGCTATGCCGCCTCGATCTCGCTGCTGTTCTTCGTGGCCGTGCTCATCATCGCGCTCATCCAGCGTCGGTTGACCCGAGAGAAGAACTGA
- a CDS encoding carbohydrate ABC transporter permease, giving the protein MTSTLERPERATRSSRPSSPARQRTRSSEGRRGRILTYVSMSILAVFFLFPLVFMFVSSLKPDAQILRDINSPAAFLPTGEISLDNYFGVFDRVPVAQFLFNSILVTVLTVGLGLIVNSLAGFALSRLRWKGRVVVLALIIATLIVPFETIAVPMVYWVNQLPTLVMEGGVLKYDFGWLNTYQVQIVPFIANAFSIFLFAQYFSTIPASLDEAARIDGASWFTIYRRIIVPLSGPAFATVAILTFLPAWNQYLWPLMVVQKEELRPVMVGMQYFFQLNTAWGEVMAYTSLITLPVLIVFLIFQRAFVSSIAASGVKG; this is encoded by the coding sequence ATGACCAGCACCCTCGAGCGCCCCGAGCGCGCGACGCGTTCCTCGCGTCCCTCCTCGCCCGCCCGTCAGCGCACCCGCTCATCGGAGGGCCGCAGGGGCCGCATCCTCACGTACGTGTCGATGTCGATCCTCGCCGTGTTCTTCCTCTTCCCGCTCGTGTTCATGTTCGTCTCGAGCCTGAAGCCCGACGCCCAGATCCTGCGCGACATCAACTCCCCCGCCGCGTTCCTGCCAACCGGCGAGATCAGCCTCGACAACTACTTCGGGGTGTTCGACCGCGTCCCGGTCGCGCAGTTCCTGTTCAACTCGATCCTGGTGACGGTGCTCACCGTCGGACTCGGCCTGATCGTCAACTCCCTCGCCGGGTTCGCCCTGTCGCGGCTGCGCTGGAAGGGTCGCGTGGTGGTGCTGGCGCTCATCATCGCGACGCTCATCGTGCCGTTCGAGACGATCGCGGTGCCGATGGTCTACTGGGTCAATCAGCTCCCCACCCTCGTCATGGAGGGCGGCGTGCTGAAGTACGACTTCGGCTGGCTGAACACCTATCAGGTGCAGATCGTGCCGTTCATCGCGAACGCCTTCTCGATCTTCCTGTTCGCGCAGTACTTCTCCACCATCCCGGCGTCGCTCGACGAGGCCGCACGCATCGACGGCGCGAGCTGGTTCACCATCTACCGCCGCATCATCGTGCCGCTGTCGGGTCCCGCGTTCGCGACGGTGGCGATCCTGACCTTCCTGCCGGCGTGGAACCAGTACCTGTGGCCTCTCATGGTGGTGCAGAAAGAGGAGCTGCGCCCCGTCATGGTCGGCATGCAGTACTTCTTCCAGCTCAACACCGCGTGGGGCGAGGTGATGGCCTACACCTCGCTCATCACCCTTCCCGTGCTCATCGTCTTCCTCATCTTCCAGCGGGCGTTCGTCAGCAGCATCGCCGCATCGGGGGTCAAGGGATGA